From the genome of Sulfurimonas paralvinellae:
ATATAGCTCCATTCAGCCTGTAGTAAGGTTCAAGATCTTGACTTCTTTTGTTCTTTGCTTCAGCTTGTAAAAAGTTTTGCATACTGTTGTCTTCAGGGAGTTGGTTTGACCATAGAGGTGAATGTTCCGTCTTACAAACACTGATGACGGCATCAGCTTTTTTTGTCATAAGCAACTCTATAGCTTCATCGATTTCTTTGGAAGTTCGTAGGGGACTAGTTGGTTGTAGTAGTACGATAAAGTCGTATGTATCACTGTTCTCAATTGTGTGAATGACTGTTTCAATACTGCTTGCTGTGTCACTTGCAAGTTCTTGAGGCCTTTGTAAAACATCACTACCATACTCTTTAGCAATTTCCAAGATCGTTTCATCATCACTCGTGACGATAACTTTGTCTATGTATGTACTC
Proteins encoded in this window:
- a CDS encoding cytidylyltransferase domain-containing protein, coding for MLQKKTFLAIIPARSGSKRVPRKNILDLAGKPLIAWSIEAGLQSTYIDKVIVTSDDETILEIAKEYGSDVLQRPQELASDTASSIETVIHTIENSDTYDFIVLLQPTSPLRTSKEIDEAIELLMTKKADAVISVCKTEHSPLWSNQLPEDNSMQNFLQAEAKNKRSQDLEPYYRLNGAIYIADTKRVLKEKTFFLNSKIYAYKMPQEKSIDIDTELDFKFAQFLINEG